The following are encoded in a window of Chitinivibrionales bacterium genomic DNA:
- a CDS encoding acyl carrier protein codes for MDISEIKKELRDLIIEIAEDMDVEEDKVSDNAHFIEDMGLDSMALLEVLATMEKKFGVSIPESEFPNITSIDKCATTVQKYLSEKQS; via the coding sequence ATGGACATTTCCGAAATTAAAAAAGAGTTACGCGATCTTATAATAGAAATTGCTGAAGACATGGATGTTGAAGAGGATAAAGTTTCCGATAATGCTCATTTTATCGAAGATATGGGCCTTGATTCCATGGCACTTCTTGAGGTCCTTGCAACCATGGAGAAAAAATTCGGTGTTTCTATTCCAGAATCCGAGTTTCCGAATATTACTTCAATCGACAAATGTGCTACTACTGTCCAGAAATATTTATCAGAGAAGCAATCCTGA